In the Rhinoraja longicauda isolate Sanriku21f chromosome 40, sRhiLon1.1, whole genome shotgun sequence genome, one interval contains:
- the LOC144611362 gene encoding alpha-2-macroglobulin-like protein 1, with protein MEEIELQVPEDVVEGSTRASVTVLGDLMGSAMENLDSLLRLPTGCGEQNMVKFTPNIVVLSYLEKTHQLSPKIRSKAVGFLQTGYQRELTYKHHDGSFSAFGSSDPEGNTWLTAFVLRSFLQARPYIFIDEAVLRQAATFLTANHLPTGCFASVGHLFHKALKGGVDDTVSLSAYVTTSLLELQRLRPNIASQVYEESQNRRRRRHLIVDLDLEFALDLPLPSNFKADVVDGSLDCLRQALETVNNTYTLALLAYAFTLAGDEPSRDSTLLRLDALAINEGEDTGRLPVPSLSTPSPHLPPPLHPLSPTSTLTSIPHLLHPPTSYLYPLPYLYPLPYLYPLPYLYPLPYLYPLPYLYPLPYLYPLPYLYPLPYLYHLPYLYPLPYLYPLPYLYPPLTSYIQSSPPL; from the exons ATGGAGGAAATCGAGCTGCAAGTCCCGGAGGATGTTGTGGAAGGATCAACACGAGCTTCTGTCACGGTGTTGG GGGACCTGATGGGCAGTGCCATGGAGAACCTGGACAGTTTGCTGCGATTACCCACGGGCTGTGGGGAGCAGAACATGGTGAAGTTCACCCCCAACATCGTGGTGCTGagttacctggagaaaacccaccagctCTCTCCCAAAATCAGGTCCAAAGCTGTGGGCTTCCTGCAGACAG gttacCAGCGAGAACTCACCTACAAGCACCATGACGGATCCTTCAGCGCCTTCGGCTCCAGCGACCCCGAGGGCAACACCTG gcTGACAGCCTTCGTTCTGCGTTCCTTCCTCCAAGCCCGGCCCTACATCTTCATTGACGAGGCGGTGCTGCGCCAGGCAGCCACCTTCCTCACCGCCAACCACCTGCCCACTGGCTGCTTCGCCAGCGTAGGGCACCTCTTCCACAAAGCCCTCAAG ggGGGAGTGGATGACACGGTCTCCCTCTCTGCCTACGTGACCACTTCCTTACTGGAGCTGCAGAGACTGAGGCCCAACATC GCCTCCCAGGTTTATGAAGAATCTCAGAACAGACGTCGCCGCAGACATTTGATCGTTGATCTAG ATCTAGAGTTTGCTCTCGACCTTCCCCTGCCCTCCAACTTCAAG GCGGACGTGGTAGACGGGTCCCTGGACTGTCTGCGTCAGGCCCTGGAGACGGTGAACAACACCTACACCCTCGCCCTCCTCGCCTACGCCTTCACCCTTGCTGGAGACGAGCCCTCGAGGGACAGCACCCTCCTCCGGCTGGATGCCCTCGCCATCAATGAGGGTGAGGACACAGGCAGGCTCCctgtcccctccctctccaccccttcccctcacctccctccacccctccatcccttGTCCCCTACCTCCACACTGACCTCTATCCCTCACCTCCTACATCCACCCACCTCCTACCTCTACCCCTTGCCCTACCTCTACCCCTTGCCCTACCTCTACCCCTTGCCCTACCTCTACCCCTTGCCCTACCTCTACCCCTTGCCCTACCTCTACCCCTTGCCCTACCTCTACCCCTTGCCCTACCTCTACCCCTTGCCCTACCTCTACCACTTGCCCTACCTCTACCCCTTGCCCTACCTCTACCCCTTGCCCTACCTCTACCCACCCCTCACCTCATACATCCAGTCCTCACCCCCTTTATAG